TCCAGAAATCTTTCAGTCCCGTGTTGTGCGAAATGGGGTAATACCAGATTAACCGTTCCGCCTCCGAAAACTCCGGCATACTTGGCGCTTCCCCAATAATCGGAACTGAACAGATAAACTTCTCCGTTAAAACCGGGAGCTGTCTCGATAAACTTTGTATCTGCATATACATCCCTTGCTACGGATACAACTTGAGTATTGATCAGGTCGAAACCCTTATCCGGATCCAAACCTTCGAAACAAAGGGAACGAAGCGAAGCATCCAACCCTAATCCCATTGAAATACCGGAGGGTGCAGTCCCGTTTTTCCCAAAAGTAACTCCTTTATGGGAAGCATAATGAAAGTTGTTGTATAATATTTGATCATGACAATCTTCCAATATCAAAAATTCGAGTTCGCTCCAATTTTGATTGTACACCGCATCTTTGACAACCTGATCGTTCTCGGAATTGGGCCATGCGCCAAATTTCGGATTTTCATATCCATTGGCCATTACCAATGTGTTGAATTGGAAGTTGCTGATGATTCCGTTAGTAGAGTTGCCTCCGATACGGATGGCATTTTTGAAAACATGTCCTGCATAATAATCCACATAATGATTATCGCATTTATAAGTAAAAAGGTCTATGCCATGGTAGGTTGCACGAACGCCGACATTGACGATATAGACATCCGATCCGGTTGCCTGTATGCAATACGGGTATTTAGGCAATGTGGCGGGATCCAAAGTCAATGATGACTTTTGTTCGGGATAATTAAATGTTATCCCCCGGATACCGCTTCCTGATGATAATTTAAGAAAGGGGTCGCCATTCGGTTCGTTTTTTCCGGCATACACCTCAATAATGCTCCCTTGTCCCTTTGGAACCGAGGCCAAATCGGATGCTCCTTTTATTTCTACTCCGGAGGGAACGGTAAGATTTCCGTTTACCCTGTACTTTCCGGGTGGGAGGAAAACAATGCCGCCTCCTTCGTTTCCGGCTTTATCCAATGCGTCCTGTATAGCTTCTGTATTGTCGGAAACGGCATCGGCAACGCCTCCGAATTCGGCATCGGTAACCACATACAGGTTACTTCTTGCCGGTTTTGTCACCTTTGGCCTTATTTCCGGAAATTCGGGAAGCGGTTTGATGGATACCGGCTGGTGATCTATAGCACATTTAAATAGCGACTGGTCTTTTATTTCCACAGGTTGTGAAAAACGATTTCCGGTAAGAATCATCCGTGCGCTGGCGCCTGTTGTAACCTGCGGCGGGTCGTTATTGAAGTCGCCGTCTACCGATACATAAATTCCTCCGTGAATATTCACTTCTCCGCTATGGATTTTACACTGCTGGGTCATTAGTTTGGTGGAGGCTTCACCGCTAATTGTTATTGCATCCTGTTTTGCCGAGATTTCGCAATCGTAGAACTGGGCAGTAGATCCGGCGCCTTCTCCCACTACGATTCCCTGCTCACAGTCTGTGATTCTTACATGTGTAAACATAATTCCCGCATTGGCTATCGCATCGATATGAATAGCTTCGGTACAGTTCTTAAAAGTCATATGATAGTTATGACCGTTGGGGTTTCCTGCCGTAACGGTTTCGGACGGGGATGTCCCTGTGTAAAATCCGGTATGGTAACCTTCCACGTTGAGGTGGCAGGTATATGACCAGTCATTACGTCTCATAACAAATCCTGTTGCATTTTCCTTGATATACCGGCTGTGCGCTCCTTCTTTTGCGGGGGCGCCGGGAAGACCCGAAGCCGCCCAGTAATCAGGGGAGAAGTCGATCCAGTCGAAGCGGCCCACGTCAGCGATATTGTCGATTTCAATTCCTCGCGACAAAGGGGTACCGTAGAGGTTGAAAATGTTGGGGCAACCGCCGCCATTATATCGGGAAACGACTACTCCCGAATAAGAATTAACTAAAGTTACATTTCTGACATTACAATAATCATTACCCCAGTATCCTCTTTTCCCGTAAAGTACGGACGGCGGATAGGGGGTGATATTTCCGGGTTGTTGCTCAGGATACCAGATCGCCACATTGTAAAGACCGGTAGAGGATTCCATGGTGATGAAAGCGTTTAATTCATCTTCGGAACCTCTTCCTGTGTATACCATTAAAATAGTACCCGTAATGGGGGCATCCTTTTTGGGTTGTTTCCAATCGCCTCTTAAAACAACCCCTTTAGGTATCAACAACTTACCATCTACTTTATATTTTCCGGCAGAAAGGTATAGCGTACCTCCGCCGGCGTTCCCTAATCTGTTTAGTAATTCCTGGATACCCGCCTGCGAATTAGCCGTTCCGGTTTTATCGATAGAAGCATGGTCGGCATCCGTATAGGCTGCAACACAAATATCTTCAGAATCATACGCAGATTCTATACTTCTCCATTGCGCTCCGGTTTGTGAAAAACAAGAAATATGAATCAAGAAGAGAACAAGTAAAAAAAACAATTGATTACTTATATCCTTTTTTTTCCGGGTATACTTATCCATGGTTATTCAAATTTTCGCGAATCATTATTTACTTAAGCAAACGGGTAATATCAAAATAATCCCGTTTATTTTTTACATCTCTAGTGCCAGGTGTCAGGATAATATTGGCCTTTCTGATGGATGCACTGTTCACTTCTTCGGCATTTGTTTTTCCTTCGGAGTTTAAAATAATCCTCGGGCTTCCCAGGTCACTCATGCGGATAATATTTCCATCAGATAAACCGTCAACCGCAACATCAACTAATGCGTACTGCACGAATATCGGCACCGCTGACCATGCATATTTTTTCAATAGATCTTGTTAATCCGTTAAGATCAAGTTCCCCGTTCATTACCGGACCGGCATAATATTTCTTTTCTCCACCACCGGCAACTCCTGGTTGTCCTTTAGCAATCACTTTAAATTTTATAGGCATAACAATGATGATTTTTAAATTTTAACTGCATAATCTTGATCGGGAAGCAAAAGTATGGATGCAACAAATAATCAATGACCCTAAGAAAATCTGTTGCATCCGTTTACTTCAACTCAACCTCAATTAATTAAATATCATCGCCATAAAAGGTTACTTCACCTATGTTAATACAGTTGCTTGTATCCCAGTTCGGAAATTTAACCACCAACCTTATGTAACGTACCTTTTTACCCACGTCGGGTAAGCTAAAATCAAAGCCATTGGTCCAAACACTGTTATCCGCATCATTCCTTTGACCATGTGGTAAGCCGGATGGTTTTTCGGCTTCAAAATCGCCTAATTTTACCCAATCCTCCTGCCAGTTATAAATACCTGGTTCAGGTTCAGAAGCAACAAATTTATTAGTCACACATCGCGACTCCACCTTACTCAACTTATCGGTATAGTTTGCATCATTTGCGACATAGTTGTTGGGGTCTTTCTGGATAACGTAAGTTGTGCGGTAATATTTCTCAAATGCTGCCTGATCGCCCCCAAAATCATCAATCGTTTTAGGAATATCGGTCGCCCATACTTCGAAGAAACGAGGACTATGTCCTGTAAATGAGCCATTGTCGACCCTTGCCTGATATACAAGTCTGGTCAAGGTAGCTTCGGTACCGATTTCAAAAGTGAATTTATGGGGGAACTGCCAGATGGGGTTGGCATCTCCGGATTTATCGTTTGTATGTAATATACCTCTGAATCCGTTTACTGCATCGTTCCTTGCATTATTATCCCAAAGCTGCCGGATATCGCGATTATCTCCTATTGGCCATGTATTGGCCCATGCGTTAATATTATCGCCTGGTTGCGGGGATGTATTATCGCCGGGTTTAAATGCGTCTTTAAACCTAGCCTTATCAAGGAGTCTTTCGAATTTGGGCATGGTGTAATACCTTCCGATCGACTGGAAGGTTTCCATTCCGTTTTCGGGAAGATGAACACCGTATATCTCTACTTCATCTCCGGTATCCAATCCCTCCAAATAAGTTTTTTCTTCATCGTTAGGAACTTCAACCTTTACAGTCTCTCCGTTCGTATTCACATATTCTACAACAGAATACTCCAAAGTGCCCGATGGGGCCAATTCCCAGTCAATCATCATTTGGCCTGTTTCAAGTTTGGAAATCGACTTAAAGTTCCGGTTACGCAAATTTTCTACATATATATTGCCCAAGGCTGATCCCGAAATTTCAACGGTTTTTGAAGTATTCCCCGAGCTGTCGAAAATTTGAAATATAAATATATATTCGGCTTCCGGCAGGTCGTACAAAACGTGGTTCATCCACATTTCACCGTCAGTAGTACGTTCTACAGGAATAGTAGCGCTCTTTTTTACCATTGCGCCGTCTTCAGGTTCTTCCCAACTGATAACGACCTTATTTATACGCGGGTCGGCATTGATTTTCCATTTAAAGCCGACTTTGTTGAGTCCCGACTCTACGGATATCGAGTCGGTAGCTCCAATGTATATATCGATGCCCCGGTCGAGGTATTTTTCGTGCAGACTGTTCATGTCGTCGCACGAAACCATGATAAGTGCAAAACATGCCGCTGCCATTATCATCTTTATAATAATACGATGTATTGTCTTCATATTTATTCAATTTATGTGTAATTAAACTGTGAAGTTATGGTCTGTCGTCGCCAAATACGGATATTTCCGCGACGTGCAATGTTAAGGTTTTTCCCCAGGTTTCGTGAACTTCAAATCGAATGTATTTTACTTTCGGTACATTCTGGTCAAATTCAAATTCGAATCCGGCAATAGCTGCTGCGATATCTTCAGCCGTATTTGTTCCCATTGCACTTCCCGAAGGCTTAATTATTTCGCACTCCGCCAGCAAATTCCAGTCGGCTTTCCATT
This genomic window from Bacteroidales bacterium contains:
- a CDS encoding discoidin domain-containing protein, whose protein sequence is MDKYTRKKKDISNQLFFLLVLFLIHISCFSQTGAQWRSIESAYDSEDICVAAYTDADHASIDKTGTANSQAGIQELLNRLGNAGGGTLYLSAGKYKVDGKLLIPKGVVLRGDWKQPKKDAPITGTILMVYTGRGSEDELNAFITMESSTGLYNVAIWYPEQQPGNITPYPPSVLYGKRGYWGNDYCNVRNVTLVNSYSGVVVSRYNGGGCPNIFNLYGTPLSRGIEIDNIADVGRFDWIDFSPDYWAASGLPGAPAKEGAHSRYIKENATGFVMRRNDWSYTCHLNVEGYHTGFYTGTSPSETVTAGNPNGHNYHMTFKNCTEAIHIDAIANAGIMFTHVRITDCEQGIVVGEGAGSTAQFYDCEISAKQDAITISGEASTKLMTQQCKIHSGEVNIHGGIYVSVDGDFNNDPPQVTTGASARMILTGNRFSQPVEIKDQSLFKCAIDHQPVSIKPLPEFPEIRPKVTKPARSNLYVVTDAEFGGVADAVSDNTEAIQDALDKAGNEGGGIVFLPPGKYRVNGNLTVPSGVEIKGASDLASVPKGQGSIIEVYAGKNEPNGDPFLKLSSGSGIRGITFNYPEQKSSLTLDPATLPKYPYCIQATGSDVYIVNVGVRATYHGIDLFTYKCDNHYVDYYAGHVFKNAIRIGGNSTNGIISNFQFNTLVMANGYENPKFGAWPNSENDQVVKDAVYNQNWSELEFLILEDCHDQILYNNFHYASHKGVTFGKNGTAPSGISMGLGLDASLRSLCFEGLDPDKGFDLINTQVVSVARDVYADTKFIETAPGFNGEVYLFSSDYWGSAKYAGVFGGGTVNLVLPHFAQHGTERFLEITGDASVYISTSDVNATSFVSAGKNGQVSVESSIVALSSPSGYRSWWNNINTAPVLQPNTTLPRTGWIAIGSANSSTASSAIDAMPATRWTPGSQVTPGQWFAVDTQQPVTFNTVIMDASMSPNDWPSAYAVYVSDNGRDWGTSIATGTQPSSVIIINTPTVTSRYVRVVQTGSGKTQHWSIHEFYLAYVKDDNGGDDGDPPLSAVHPETDVPAYMYLNQGTLHISGYEQISSGTRIKIYNTAGQNVLTGNFSGNGIPVGSLPSGIYIVLLQEGKNIIVKQKILIGR